The nucleotide sequence TTCATATGGGCCGCTGTATTGCCCTCCGCATGCCGATCCAATGAGTGCTCCCACGGATACACTTCATCAAAGCGCCGAATCATATCCCGCTTTACATCTGGATCTGCATTTTCATTGATCGTTATGCCTGCTGTTGTATGGGGACAATACACAACAACAGCCCCATCCTGTATCCCTTGCTCCTTAATGAAATTCTTCACTTCCTGAGTCACGTCGATCATTTGATCACGACTGTTCGTGTTTAACGTAAATCTTTTGAGCATGGCTTCCTCTCCTAAAAAAAATTGAATGATAGCTTCTATTCTTTTCCTCCAGGAAATTTCTGCTGCTTCAGCATGTCAGCAATGCCCTCATAATAAGGCTGGCGGTAAAAAGAGGCCACTGTTTTTGTCCACGTGCCCGCCCGCTGCGCTCCGCTTCTTTCAACTAAATAATTAGCGTAATCGTCATTATACTTTTCAAGCAACGGCTTTTGTTCTTGCTGATAAGTATTCTCGTGATAGACTGCTTCTTTCGGCAAGCGCGGCTTTTGTCCGGTGTCCTTTCCGGGATGACCAATACATAGACCGGTGATCGGGATCACATAAGGCGGAAGAGCGAGCTCTTTTACCACCTCTAAAGAATGGCGGCGGATGCCTCCGATCGGTACCGTACCAAGCCCAAAGGATTCAGCTGCAGCCACAGCCGTTCCAAGAGCAATCCCGACATCTGTCACTCCAACAATTAATGTATCAATATCTTCAATAGCCTCCATCGGCATACCTTCCATCTCGCTTGCCAAATGTGTCCGATAAAAATCTGCACAGAATATGAGGAAGACGGCTGCTTCCTCCACATGTTTCTGTCCGCCGCACAGCTCGGCAAATCGTTTCTTGCGCTCCGTGTCCTTGATCGCGATAATAGATAGCTGCTGTCCGTTAATCCAATTTGGAGCGGCCTGCACGGCCTGAATAATTTGATCTAATTGTTCCTCATCTACCGGTTTGTTTTCAAACGACCGGAACGAGCGATGGGATAATAATGTTTGAATTACTTCATTCACCAATGGTTTCCTCCTCATAATTCTCTTTTACATTTCTTCTTTTTCATCGTAACGCAATGGTCTGAAGATTTCAAAAAACACACTCCACAGCAGAGAGATGCATCAGCTAGCATTCACTTTACCCACATTTAGCCGATAGAATAGCTGAGTGCACAATAGAAGGAGAGCAGCCATAAAATGACTATTTATGAACAAATGAAGATTGTCTTACAAGGTAAGTTAAATGAACTGATCACCTCTTCACATGTGAAATCTGCTTTAATGAGTCAATTTGGGACGAATCCGGACAGCGTGATCCTTTCTGATTACTGTTATAACCGCTTTAATAATGGAATCCCCTTTAATAAGCATTTATTTCTATACATAAATAGAAATACGTATAAATACTTAGGAGAACAGTATCCGTATACTGGCCTTATTTTTCACAAACCTAAAGGATCTGATGAAGAAATAGTGATCGGAGAGTGGAGAAACGGAGTAAGCAGCTTTTATGAAAAAAAGAGGACTTTCCCGTTGGTAACCGAAGTCAGATTCCCTCCATTGGCAAAGAGCAGATCAGCAAACTTTATGAAGAGTACAACCAAATGCTAAAGTATGAAATGAGCTTACTAAATTGTAAGCCGACAGAACTCCGGCATCTAATCGGAAGGATTGGCGAATTCCTTTGCGCGATCCACACAAATGGAAGTCTAGCCAGACAAACGAACCAGCACGGCTTTGATGTCATAAGTAAGGGAAGGAGAATCAGCGTTAAAACCACTGCCCAAACGAGCGGATTTATTACCGTTAACCAGAACACATTTGCAGAATTTGATGACTTCTTCGTTGTTCAATATATCCATGATGAATTTAAAGTTATCTATTACGGGCCGAAGGAAGGGATACTTGACGTAGCGAGAAGATATGAAAATAAATATGAAATCGACATAAAGAAATTAAAGACGGTATCTGTTCGTTAGTGGCTATCCTGCTGTTTAGATAGAATCGACTAGCTTTTTATTCCATATAGGCCCTTTTTAACATACAACTAATCGATTCTTTTTCATAGCTTCATATTCCTTTTTCCACTTAACAAAAAACACCGGACAAAAGACGATTGCAGCTCGTCCGCTTTGCACGGTGTTCCTTCAAGCATCAGATTATTTGTTATTCCTCATCGAAGGAGGGCAATTGACGGTCCGTTCGGCATTTTTCACAAACGTGCAGTAACCCCGCCTGCAATTGCCATTCTCCATTTTGGCTCATTTCCATTTCTTCCTCGCTTCCGCACACTTCGCAAACTTTCATCTCTATTCCTCCTTTTCTCAAGAGAAATGCTTTCTACCGTTACTTTTTTAATGATTTTGATCTTCTTCTATTTCAAACCCGCTATCCAGTAGAGCTTGTTGAAAGTCCGTATAAGAAGCCGCCTCTTCATTGTAGCTGAAGACGGCTTCTCCGCTGGCCGGGTTTACTTCTGTTCTTCGCACTCCCCACACGGATTCCAATGCTTGTGAAGCTTTTTCTGCCTCCTGCTGGGTCAGCTTATTTTTCAACCTGATGACTCCCTTTGGCACGGCAAACCCCTCCTTCTATTAATGAGTCTCCCTTTTATCCTGCTGAAATGCCTGGCCCATTCCTTGTAGAAATTCCGTCATGACTGCCAACGAGGCCCGGGCTTCAGGAGTACGAATGCTCTTTCCTAGCTTCCAAATCCCTGGATCTTCTTTTCTTTCTACACTTTCTGAGACCCTTTGCATCCCTTGATTTACACCTTCTAGAATATTCGCCAACTGCTCTGGATTTACAGCTCCTAAAAATTTGGCCGTATTCATTCCATTTTTAATAATGTTGTACATCGCTGGCTGATTCATCTGCTGGATAGCAATGGCCCCCACATCCGTGCGCTGCTCAAGCAAGCCTTTAACGATGTTCAAAACTCCCATTTCATGAAGGTTCTTTAAAATTGCGATGGTGCTGACGATCGCTTCCCGATTATCGGCTAGCTCTTTGATGATGGCTGTTACTGCCTCAGTTTGTTCTTCCTGCTGATTTGGAATGTTTCTGCTAATTTGCCTGACTGCCTTGGCCATACTCATCCCCCCTTATTTCAATAATTTCCTCAATCGGTATGAAATCCAGCCGTTTCCATTTTTCCTCTACTCTCACGCTGATCTGAGGAACACGGTTTCCAAACCGGTGATTCACCGGTGGAAGTGGAGGTTCACCTTTTTCTTCAAGAACTTCCATCTTGACGCCCATTTCCTTATAGTTTGGCGTATGAGTAATCTTGTCATGATAGCTGCTCGTTAAACGGTTTACCGCTTCGATTTCCTCAGTCGTGTTCATAGTTAAATACAGCTCGTTGCCTCTTACACGTTCCGTGACAATCGTTCTTACTTCCACATGGCCATAAGGAGAAGTCAACCGTACCAAAGATCCATCTTCAATGCTCCTTTGGCTAGCAAGCTCTGGCGATATTTCAAGCCACGGGTGTGGAACTTTATGAGTTAATCCTTCCGACCGGTAAGTCATGTTTCCTTCATGGAAATGCTCCAACAACCGGCCATTATTTAAATGCAAGTCATATTCTTCCCCTGCTTCATACGGCGGTGTGAAGTCAACTGGATAAAGCCTTGCCTTTCCGTCCGGAAACGCAAAACGGTCTTTGTATAGAAGGGGCGTATCTGTTCCATCGGCAGCGACCGGCCATATGAGACTGTTCCACTCTTCCAGACGATCATAGCTGACCCCTGCAAAGACAGGTGCAAGCCGGGCTGCTTCATCCATGATCTCGCTCGGATGTTTATAATCCCAATTGGCACCCAGCCTGTTGGCCAACTCTTGAAAAATCCTCCAGTCTGGTTTAGAATCTCCAAGCGGTTCCATTACCTGATAGAATCTTTGAATTCTCCGTTCTGTGTTCGTGAACGTCCCTTCCTTTTCAGGACTTGGAGCAGCTGGCAAGATCACATCTGCATACTGAGCCGTTCTGCTGAAGAAAATGTCCTGAACAACGAAGAAATCAAGCTTTTCAAAGTGCGCTTCTACATGGTTTGAATTTGAATCGACAAGCGCCATTTCTTCTCCGAAAAGGTACATCGCTTTAATTTGCCCCGTCTGAATACCTTCCACCATTTGGTGATTGTTGAATCCTGGTTCTGCCGGCAGAGTCACACCCCATTCTTTTTCATAGCGCTCTCTGGCTTCTTGATCTTGGACAGGTTCGTATCCAGGCAACCAAGCTGGCATTGTTCCAAAATCACAAGCTCCCTGTACGTTGTTATGCCCTCTCAGCGGATAAGCTCCTGTTCCGGGACGACCAAAATTCCCGGTAATCAATAATAAATTAGCAATAGCTGTACTGGCATCAGTCGCTCCCGTATGCTGGGTAATTCCCATCGCCCACAGCGCACACACTGATTTAGCTTCATGAATCATTGTCGCTGTCTCAATCAGCTGTTCTTTCGTGAGCCCGGTTGCTTCCTCTGCATAATCCAATGTGAATTTTTCTAAAGAAGTGATATATTCATCTAATCCATTCACTCGCTTGTTTAAAAACTCTTTATCCTCCCAACCTTGATCCAATATATATTTGGTCACGGCAGAGATCCAAATCAGATCCGAGCTCGGCTTTGGATGCAGAAAAAGATTAGCTCGTTGTGCCAGCTCATTTTCTCTTAAATCAGCTACGATCAGCTTTTGGCCATGTAATTTATGCGCCCTTTTTACCCTTGTCGCAAGCACTGGATGAGACTCGGCTGCATTTGCTCCGATCACGATGACTAATTCTGATTGCTCAATGTCTCTCATCGTTCCTGAGTCCCCGCCGATGCCAACCGTCCGCATAAGCCCCGCAGTAGCTGGAGACTGACAATACCGTGAACAGTTATCTACATTGTTGGTCCCCATCACAGCACGTGCCAGTTTCTGAAATAAGAAGTTTTCTTCATTCGTACATTTAGAGGAGGCAATATAGCCGATAGAGTGTGGACCATGCTGTTCTTTAATAGCTGTGAGTTTGCTGGCAACAAGGTTTAGCGCTTCCTCCCATGTTGCTTCTACAAACTCATCTCCCTTGCGGATTAGAGGGGTCGTTAACCGCTTCTCGCTGTTCACGAAATCCCACCCCCATTTTCCTTTCACGCAGGTTGAAATGCCGTTGACAGGTGCCTCCTCTGTAGGTTCAATTTTCAAAATTTCACGGCCCTTTGTCCACATCTCAAAGCTGCAGCCAACACCACAATATGTACAAACCGTTTTCGTCCGCTTAATGCGTGATTTTCTCATGGCTGCCTCTACTTCTGAAATAGCAAAAATCTCTTTATAGCCAGGTTCTACTTCTTTCGTTAAGTCAATCATCGGCTCCAAAATTTTTGGAGGAATGGATGTTAAATAGCCAGCTTCCCCGAGCATGGATTTCTCCATTAAGGCGTTGCATGGACAAACAGTAACACAATGTCCGCATGATACACATGAAGAATCATCAATCGGAACATCGTTATCCCAGATGACCCGAGGGGCTTCCCTGCTCCAATCGATTGTTAACGTTTCGTTCACCTGCAAGTCTTGGCAAGCCTCCACGCATCTTCCACATAATATGCACTGATCAGGCTCATATCGGTAAAAAGGATGGGAATGATCAGGAGGATACGGCTTAGCTTTGAATTCATACTTTTGATGCTCAATCTCCAAATACTCTGCCGTATTGTGAACGGTACAATTGCCGTTATTATTGTCACAAACCGTACAATAAAGCTCATGGTTTTTCAATATTCGTGACATCGCTTCGTATTGGGCTTCCCGTACAGGTGATGACAGCGTGTCTACCTGCATACCTGCTTCCGCTTTTGTAGAGCAGGCTCGTACCATTTCTCCTCCTACATTGACGAAACAGGTGTCACATGTTTGAATTGTTCCTAGATTTGGATGATAGCAGATACTAGGGATGAAAAATCCCCTGATTGAGCAGCCTGCAGGATAGTCTGTCCCGGCTTTGCCGTGAATTCCTTGTCATTTATCCGGATTGAGAATGCGGATTCTTCCATTCTTTATTCCTCCTTGCTTTCAGTATTGCTGACTGGCGCAAGTTCCCGCCGGTAAGCAATCCAATAAAAAGCTGAAACAAATAGACTTCCTCCTATAGCATTCCCAATAAATACAAGAATAAAATTATAAAAATAATCTCCCCAATTAAAATAGCCTGCAAAGATAGCTGCAGGAATAACAAACATATTGGCGACCACGTGCTGAAACCCGATAGCAACGAATGCCATAATAGGGAACCAGATCGCTAATATTTTCCCACCGATATCCTCTGCTCCATAGGCCATCCAAACAGCCAATCCAACGAGCCAGTTACACCCGATAGCAGAAAATATCGCTGCCAACGGATTAGCTTCCAGCTTAGCTTGTGCTGTTGCAACCGTTTTTTCGAGATAAGGGCCAGCTGCCGTCAGTTCGGCTATGTGGCCGAAAAA is from Bacillus sp. PK3_68 and encodes:
- a CDS encoding heavy metal-associated domain-containing protein, whose product is MPKGVIRLKNKLTQQEAEKASQALESVWGVRRTEVNPASGEAVFSYNEEAASYTDFQQALLDSGFEIEEDQNH
- a CDS encoding DUF1641 domain-containing protein, with amino-acid sequence MAKAVRQISRNIPNQQEEQTEAVTAIIKELADNREAIVSTIAILKNLHEMGVLNIVKGLLEQRTDVGAIAIQQMNQPAMYNIIKNGMNTAKFLGAVNPEQLANILEGVNQGMQRVSESVERKEDPGIWKLGKSIRTPEARASLAVMTEFLQGMGQAFQQDKRETH
- a CDS encoding formate/nitrite transporter family protein; protein product: MAYHSPQQIAQLAVETGARKVHLPLHSMLLLGFLGGAFISLGYLLDIRVVASLPHEWGSFSAFLGAAVFPVGLMLIIIAGGELLTGNMMAVSMACLAKRVTVAQLAKNWFWITISNFIGALFVAYFFGHIAELTAAGPYLEKTVATAQAKLEANPLAAIFSAIGCNWLVGLAVWMAYGAEDIGGKILAIWFPIMAFVAIGFQHVVANMFVIPAAIFAGYFNWGDYFYNFILVFIGNAIGGSLFVSAFYWIAYRRELAPVSNTESKEE
- a CDS encoding NADPH-dependent oxidoreductase, with product MNEVIQTLLSHRSFRSFENKPVDEEQLDQIIQAVQAAPNWINGQQLSIIAIKDTERKKRFAELCGGQKHVEEAAVFLIFCADFYRTHLASEMEGMPMEAIEDIDTLIVGVTDVGIALGTAVAAAESFGLGTVPIGGIRRHSLEVVKELALPPYVIPITGLCIGHPGKDTGQKPRLPKEAVYHENTYQQEQKPLLEKYNDDYANYLVERSGAQRAGTWTKTVASFYRQPYYEGIADMLKQQKFPGGKE
- a CDS encoding secondary thiamine-phosphate synthase enzyme YjbQ, encoding MLKRFTLNTNSRDQMIDVTQEVKNFIKEQGIQDGAVVVYCPHTTAGITINENADPDVKRDMIRRFDEVYPWEHSLDRHAEGNTAAHMKSSTVGSSQHVIVAEGRLLLGTWQGIYFCEFDGPRTRNFYVKTL